One Hyphomicrobium sp. CS1GBMeth3 DNA window includes the following coding sequences:
- the nusB gene encoding transcription antitermination factor NusB → MSLPKRKKNTGDTPKPRTVSRMAAVQALYQMDLAGTDAGDVIAQFMAAEAAPAAKLDGEPDSEVETLTSLEGADTTFFADVVKGVVRRQREIDPLVDQQLRTGWRLVRVDSILRAILRGGVFELLERSDVPARVIINEYINIAKAFFEADEPKVVNGVLDRIAHKLRAKEFEAPGEGG, encoded by the coding sequence ATGAGCCTTCCGAAACGCAAGAAAAATACCGGAGACACACCGAAACCGCGCACGGTCTCGCGCATGGCGGCGGTGCAGGCGCTCTATCAGATGGACCTCGCGGGGACCGATGCGGGCGACGTGATCGCGCAGTTCATGGCCGCTGAAGCGGCTCCTGCCGCAAAGCTCGACGGTGAGCCGGACAGTGAGGTGGAGACGCTCACCAGTCTCGAGGGCGCGGATACCACGTTCTTCGCCGATGTGGTGAAGGGCGTCGTGCGGCGGCAGCGAGAGATCGATCCGTTGGTCGATCAGCAGCTGCGCACGGGCTGGCGACTGGTGCGCGTCGATTCCATTCTGCGCGCGATCCTGCGCGGGGGCGTGTTCGAATTGCTCGAGCGCTCGGACGTGCCGGCGCGCGTAATCATCAACGAGTACATCAACATCGCCAAGGCGTTCTTCGAGGCGGACGAGCCCAAGGTCGTCAACGGCGTGCTGGACCGCATCGCGCACAAGCTGCGGGCCAAGGAGTTCGAGGCACCCGGCGAAGGAGGCTAA
- the ribH gene encoding 6,7-dimethyl-8-ribityllumazine synthase, whose translation MVRDEHHKRPAMELHSGSTVRVLIIEAPYYQQVTDELIAGALAVLDQAGVGYDRVPVPGALEIPQALAQAVTAGLFAGSGRDVYAGAIVLGCVIRGETSHYDIVCNNTNHWLMETAIRHNIPVGNGVLTVDTEVQALARAKGGADGKGGDAARACLRLIKLARDFGRRAS comes from the coding sequence ATGGTCAGAGACGAACATCATAAGCGCCCAGCAATGGAGCTGCATTCCGGCAGCACAGTGCGCGTGCTCATCATCGAGGCGCCGTATTACCAGCAGGTGACGGACGAGCTCATCGCCGGCGCACTGGCCGTGCTCGATCAGGCGGGAGTGGGCTATGATCGGGTGCCGGTGCCGGGGGCGCTCGAGATCCCGCAGGCGTTGGCGCAGGCCGTGACCGCCGGCCTGTTCGCGGGGAGCGGGCGCGACGTCTATGCCGGCGCCATCGTGCTGGGCTGCGTTATCCGAGGCGAGACCTCGCACTATGACATCGTTTGCAACAACACCAATCACTGGCTGATGGAGACGGCGATCCGACACAACATTCCGGTCGGAAACGGCGTGCTGACCGTGGATACGGAAGTGCAGGCGCTGGCACGCGCCAAAGGTGGCGCCGATGGCAAAGGCGGGGACGCGGCGCGCGCCTGCCTGAGACTGATCAAGCTGGCGCGCGATTTCGGTCGGCGTGCGTCATGA
- the ribB gene encoding 3,4-dihydroxy-2-butanone-4-phosphate synthase, translating to MGLEKVVYSEGGGFLSSTAEIVDDMRNGRMVILVDAESRENEGDLVIPAQMATPDAINFMAKHGRGLICLALMQSRAETLGLDFMVPTARERTAFTQSIEAREGVSTGISAHDRARTIATAIDPTKGSEDIVSPGHVFPLVAREGGVLIRAGHTEASVDLARIAGLYPAAVICEIMNEDGTMSRMPDLVPFAQRHGLKIGTIEDLIAYRLKHDRLVERVAQTKVDSAFGGAFDLHVFTTTVVPVEHLALVKGDLSAPGPVLVRVHAVNVPGDLLGIGGMHGSVAKSMQALERAGRGVIVLIRDLGPKSVSEWVVRQSSTGGGEKAVRGRRQLDIGVGSQILRELGVVDMELLTNAPDDVYVGLEGYGLRIVGTRAIE from the coding sequence ATCGGGCTCGAAAAAGTGGTGTATTCGGAGGGCGGCGGGTTCCTGTCGTCGACGGCTGAGATCGTAGACGACATGCGTAATGGCCGCATGGTGATCCTGGTCGATGCCGAGAGCCGCGAGAACGAGGGTGATCTCGTGATCCCCGCGCAGATGGCGACGCCGGATGCGATCAATTTCATGGCCAAGCACGGGCGCGGCCTCATCTGCCTCGCGCTGATGCAGTCGCGCGCCGAAACGCTCGGCCTCGATTTCATGGTGCCGACGGCGCGCGAGCGCACGGCGTTTACACAGTCAATCGAGGCGCGCGAGGGCGTGTCGACCGGCATCTCGGCGCACGATCGCGCGCGCACCATTGCAACGGCCATCGATCCAACCAAGGGATCAGAAGATATCGTCTCGCCAGGTCACGTGTTTCCGCTGGTCGCGCGCGAGGGCGGCGTGCTGATCCGCGCCGGGCACACGGAAGCCTCTGTCGATCTGGCGCGCATCGCCGGGCTCTATCCGGCTGCGGTGATCTGCGAGATCATGAACGAGGACGGCACCATGTCGCGGATGCCGGACCTCGTCCCGTTTGCGCAGCGGCATGGTCTCAAGATCGGTACCATTGAGGATCTGATCGCCTATCGGCTGAAGCACGACCGGCTGGTCGAGCGCGTGGCGCAAACGAAAGTCGACAGCGCGTTCGGCGGCGCGTTCGACCTTCACGTTTTCACGACGACGGTCGTGCCGGTCGAGCATCTGGCGCTCGTCAAGGGCGACCTCTCGGCGCCTGGCCCCGTTCTGGTGCGCGTACATGCGGTCAACGTGCCGGGCGATCTGCTCGGTATCGGCGGCATGCACGGCTCCGTCGCAAAGTCGATGCAGGCGCTCGAGCGAGCGGGGCGTGGCGTTATCGTGCTGATCCGCGACCTCGGGCCGAAGAGCGTCTCGGAATGGGTTGTCCGGCAGTCGTCAACGGGTGGTGGCGAGAAGGCCGTCCGCGGGCGGCGGCAGCTGGACATCGGCGTCGGCTCGCAGATTCTGCGCGAGCTCGGCGTCGTAGATATGGAGCTGCTGACCAACGCACCGGACGATGTTTATGTCGGCCTTGAAGGCTACGGTCTGCGCATCGTCGGCACGCGGGCCATCGAGTAG
- a CDS encoding riboflavin synthase produces MFTGIITDVGEIIGREGGRFAIRSHYDADGIALGASIACDGCCLTVVTVRADGDGSAFTVDVSNETLSKTTLGSWEAGYAVNLERALRAGDELGGHIVSGHVDGVGEIVDMHSDGESVRVLIEVPTELAPFIAPKGSVALNGTSLTVNEVEGLRFGVNLIPATLTQTTWGRKKPGDEVNVEIDLFARYVARIMEFRE; encoded by the coding sequence GTGTTTACGGGCATCATTACCGACGTCGGCGAGATCATCGGCCGCGAAGGCGGGCGGTTCGCCATCCGCTCGCATTATGACGCCGACGGCATCGCGCTCGGCGCGTCCATTGCGTGCGACGGCTGCTGCCTGACGGTGGTCACGGTGCGGGCGGACGGCGATGGCTCCGCGTTCACCGTCGACGTTTCCAACGAGACGCTGTCGAAGACGACGCTCGGATCCTGGGAGGCGGGTTATGCTGTCAACCTCGAGCGGGCGCTGCGCGCGGGTGACGAGCTTGGCGGACATATCGTCTCGGGACACGTCGACGGCGTGGGCGAAATCGTGGACATGCATTCCGACGGCGAGAGCGTGCGGGTGTTGATAGAGGTGCCGACAGAGCTGGCGCCTTTCATAGCGCCCAAGGGCTCGGTTGCGCTTAACGGCACGTCGCTCACTGTCAACGAGGTCGAGGGCCTGCGCTTCGGCGTCAATCTCATCCCCGCGACCTTGACCCAGACGACCTGGGGGCGCAAAAAGCCCGGCGACGAGGTCAACGTAGAGATCGACCTCTTCGCCAGATACGTGGCGCGGATCATGGAGTTTCGCGAGTGA
- the ribD gene encoding bifunctional diaminohydroxyphosphoribosylaminopyrimidine deaminase/5-amino-6-(5-phosphoribosylamino)uracil reductase RibD, which produces MSFSSFDAHMMQIALMLARRGLGTAAPNPSVGAVVADEATGELIARGVTQPGGRPHAEPVALGRAGARAQGATLYVTLEPCAHFGKTPPCADAVVAGGLKRVVIGVEDPDPRTRGDGIARLRDAGITVEVGLAGEDARWVTMGHILRVTERRPFVQLKMAFAEDGTIPRGADGRARMVTGLEARALAHRLRAEADAILVGAGTARDDDPELTCRLPGLAGRSPTRVVLSRGLDLPDGLKLVRSARDVPSWVFSAEQSAAERTQAFEAAGVRLERLPAGDKGLVLREVLARLADAGVTRLLVEGGEAVWQAFADAGLVDEVVIFQAGAAGGEPTRLAELAARYAQGLDLALTAHRSVGADAVAFLRARQSVPL; this is translated from the coding sequence ATGAGTTTCTCGTCTTTCGACGCGCACATGATGCAGATCGCGCTGATGCTCGCGCGGCGGGGGCTCGGCACGGCCGCGCCCAACCCATCGGTCGGAGCTGTCGTTGCGGATGAGGCGACGGGCGAGCTCATTGCGCGCGGCGTAACGCAGCCGGGCGGTCGCCCGCACGCGGAGCCCGTGGCGTTGGGGCGGGCTGGCGCACGGGCGCAGGGTGCCACGCTCTACGTCACGCTCGAGCCGTGCGCGCATTTCGGAAAGACGCCGCCGTGCGCGGATGCCGTCGTTGCGGGGGGGCTCAAGCGCGTTGTCATCGGTGTCGAGGATCCGGATCCGCGCACGCGCGGTGATGGGATCGCGCGCCTGCGCGATGCCGGCATAACGGTCGAGGTCGGTCTTGCTGGCGAGGATGCGCGCTGGGTGACGATGGGGCACATCCTGCGCGTCACCGAGCGGCGTCCGTTTGTACAGCTCAAGATGGCGTTCGCTGAGGACGGCACGATCCCGCGGGGGGCCGACGGGCGCGCGCGAATGGTGACGGGGCTTGAGGCACGCGCGCTTGCGCATCGGCTGAGGGCGGAGGCCGATGCCATTCTCGTCGGCGCCGGCACGGCGCGCGACGACGATCCGGAGCTGACCTGCCGTCTGCCCGGGCTTGCGGGGCGGTCGCCGACGCGGGTCGTGCTGTCGCGGGGGCTCGATCTGCCGGACGGGCTCAAACTGGTGCGGAGCGCCCGTGATGTTCCCTCCTGGGTCTTCTCGGCCGAGCAATCCGCGGCGGAGCGGACGCAGGCCTTTGAAGCTGCGGGTGTCCGCCTCGAGCGTCTCCCGGCCGGGGACAAAGGGCTGGTGCTGCGGGAGGTGCTGGCGCGACTCGCTGATGCCGGCGTGACGCGGCTCCTGGTCGAGGGCGGGGAGGCCGTCTGGCAGGCCTTCGCCGATGCCGGTTTGGTGGACGAAGTCGTGATTTTTCAGGCCGGAGCGGCTGGAGGCGAGCCGACCCGGCTCGCGGAGCTTGCCGCCCGGTATGCTCAGGGGCTAGATCTCGCGCTCACGGCGCACCGGAGCGTCGGAGCGGACGCGGTGGCGTTCCTCCGTGCACGGCAGTCCGTCCCACTCTAG
- the nrdR gene encoding transcriptional regulator NrdR, translated as MRCPYCSCEETQVKDSRPTEENAAIRRRRVCPDCGGRFTTFERVQLRELIVVKRSGRKVPFDRDKLQKSVAVALRKRPIETERIERMVSGIVRQLESSGETEIPSSTIGAYVMEGLRALDPVAYVRFASVYRDFREAADFQEVLGEIARDDVSGALRLAKKH; from the coding sequence ATGCGCTGCCCCTACTGCTCCTGCGAGGAAACGCAGGTCAAGGACAGCCGGCCAACGGAAGAGAATGCGGCGATCCGTCGGCGGCGCGTGTGCCCCGATTGCGGTGGCCGTTTCACGACCTTCGAGCGCGTGCAGTTGCGCGAGCTGATCGTCGTCAAGCGCTCGGGGCGCAAGGTGCCGTTCGACCGCGACAAGCTGCAGAAGTCAGTCGCGGTCGCGCTTCGGAAGCGGCCGATCGAGACGGAGCGCATCGAGCGCATGGTGTCGGGCATCGTGCGCCAGCTCGAGAGCTCGGGTGAGACGGAGATTCCGTCCTCAACCATCGGCGCCTATGTGATGGAGGGGTTGCGCGCGCTCGACCCGGTGGCGTACGTGCGGTTTGCGTCGGTCTACCGTGATTTCCGTGAGGCCGCGGATTTCCAGGAGGTGCTCGGCGAGATCGCGCGCGACGACGTCTCCGGCGCGCTGCGGCTGGCAAAGAAGCATTAA
- the glyA gene encoding serine hydroxymethyltransferase: protein MLNTKAESPTHRFFKSHIAETDPEVASAIDKELGRQQYEIELIASENIVSQAVLDAAGSVLTNKYAEGYPGRRYYGGCQYVDIVEDLAIERAKKIFGCGFANVQPNSGSQANQGVFNALAKPGDTILGLNLAHGGHLTHGATVNQSGKWFRAVHYQVEPDTHRVDMNKVREIAKAENPRIIIAGGSAYPRQFDFAAFRSIADEVGAHLMVDMAHFAGLVAAGEHPSPFPHAHVVTTTTHKTLRGPRGGMILTNDEGIAKKINSAIFPGIQGGPLMHVIAGKAVAFGEILTPEFKSYAKQVIVNAKAMGEVLVNSGFALVSGGTDTHLILVDLRPKKLTGNISEKSLGRAHITCNKNGVPFDPEKPMVTSGIRLGAPAGTTRGFGEAEFRDIGRMIAEVLEGLAKNGEAGNGAVEEKIKAEATELCKRFPIY, encoded by the coding sequence ATGCTCAACACGAAGGCCGAGAGCCCGACCCATCGCTTCTTCAAATCGCACATCGCGGAGACGGACCCCGAGGTCGCGTCGGCCATCGACAAGGAGCTGGGGCGTCAGCAGTACGAGATCGAGCTGATCGCGTCTGAGAACATCGTGTCCCAGGCCGTGCTGGACGCGGCCGGCAGCGTGCTCACCAACAAGTACGCCGAGGGCTATCCGGGCCGGCGCTACTACGGCGGCTGCCAGTACGTGGACATCGTCGAGGACCTCGCCATCGAGCGCGCCAAGAAGATCTTCGGCTGCGGCTTCGCCAACGTGCAGCCGAACTCGGGCTCGCAGGCAAACCAGGGCGTGTTCAATGCGCTCGCCAAGCCGGGCGATACGATCCTCGGCCTCAACCTCGCCCACGGCGGCCACCTCACGCACGGCGCGACGGTCAACCAGTCCGGCAAGTGGTTCCGCGCAGTGCATTACCAGGTCGAGCCTGATACGCATCGCGTCGATATGAATAAGGTGCGTGAGATCGCAAAGGCGGAGAACCCGCGCATCATCATCGCCGGTGGCTCGGCCTATCCGCGCCAATTCGACTTCGCGGCGTTCCGCTCGATCGCTGATGAGGTCGGTGCGCATCTCATGGTCGACATGGCGCACTTTGCCGGCCTCGTCGCGGCCGGTGAGCATCCCTCGCCGTTCCCGCACGCACACGTCGTCACCACGACGACGCACAAGACGCTGCGCGGCCCGCGCGGCGGCATGATCCTCACCAACGACGAGGGCATCGCCAAGAAGATCAACTCGGCGATCTTTCCCGGCATCCAGGGCGGTCCGCTGATGCACGTGATCGCCGGCAAGGCGGTGGCGTTCGGCGAGATCCTGACGCCGGAGTTCAAGAGCTACGCGAAGCAGGTGATCGTCAACGCCAAGGCAATGGGCGAGGTGCTCGTCAACTCGGGCTTCGCGCTGGTCTCGGGCGGTACGGACACGCACCTCATCCTCGTCGACCTTCGTCCGAAGAAGCTCACGGGCAACATCTCGGAGAAGTCGCTCGGCCGCGCGCACATCACGTGCAACAAGAACGGCGTGCCGTTCGATCCGGAGAAGCCGATGGTCACCTCGGGCATCCGTCTCGGTGCGCCGGCCGGCACGACGCGTGGCTTCGGGGAAGCGGAATTCCGCGATATCGGCCGCATGATCGCCGAGGTTCTGGAAGGCCTTGCCAAGAATGGCGAAGCCGGCAACGGCGCCGTCGAGGAGAAGATCAAGGCCGAGGCGACGGAGCTCTGCAAGCGCTTCCCGATCTACTGA
- the hemA gene encoding 5-aminolevulinate synthase — protein MVDYAGQLRASLDAIRREGRYRVFADVKRHRGQFPAADHVTPEGAKPIVVWCSNDYLGMGQHPKVIAAMHEAIDLVGAGSGGTRNISGTTHYHVELEHELADLHGKEQALLFTSAYVANDATLSTLAKLLPGCVIFSDEKNHASMIQGIRHGGSEKRIFRHNDVADLEAKLKQVPRDAPKIIAFESVYSMDGHIAPISAICDLAEKYGALTYLDEVHAVGMYGPRGGGIAERDGVMGRVDIINGTLAKGFGVMGGYIAGTRDLCDAIRSYASGFIFTTSLAPAIAAGALASIRHLKVSSLERARHQERARALKSRLMAAGLPVFQNQSHIVPVLIGDPVHCKEVTDRLLDQHGIYVQPINYPTVPRGTERIRLTPGPHHTDAQMDYLTNALAELWAACPASVGRTGKLAAE, from the coding sequence ATGGTCGATTATGCGGGGCAGCTTAGGGCATCTCTCGATGCGATCCGGCGCGAGGGACGCTATAGGGTGTTCGCCGATGTGAAGCGTCACCGTGGCCAGTTTCCCGCCGCAGACCATGTCACGCCCGAAGGCGCCAAGCCGATCGTCGTGTGGTGCTCCAACGACTACCTCGGCATGGGACAGCATCCCAAGGTTATCGCCGCCATGCACGAGGCCATCGACTTGGTGGGTGCGGGCTCGGGTGGCACGCGCAATATTTCCGGCACGACGCATTATCACGTGGAGCTCGAGCATGAGCTCGCGGATCTGCACGGCAAGGAGCAGGCGCTGCTCTTCACCTCGGCCTACGTCGCCAACGATGCGACGCTCTCTACGCTTGCGAAGCTGCTGCCCGGCTGCGTGATCTTCTCCGACGAGAAGAATCACGCTTCGATGATCCAGGGCATCCGTCACGGCGGCTCCGAGAAGCGCATCTTCCGCCACAACGATGTTGCCGACCTCGAAGCGAAGCTGAAGCAGGTGCCGCGCGACGCGCCGAAGATCATCGCGTTCGAGAGCGTGTACTCGATGGACGGGCACATCGCGCCCATCTCGGCGATCTGCGATCTTGCCGAGAAGTACGGGGCGCTGACCTACCTCGATGAGGTGCATGCGGTCGGCATGTACGGCCCGCGCGGGGGCGGCATCGCCGAGCGCGACGGTGTCATGGGTCGCGTCGACATCATCAACGGCACGCTGGCGAAGGGCTTCGGCGTCATGGGCGGCTACATCGCCGGCACGCGCGACCTTTGCGACGCGATCCGCTCCTACGCGTCGGGCTTCATCTTCACCACGTCCCTTGCGCCTGCGATTGCGGCAGGTGCGCTTGCGAGCATCCGACATCTCAAAGTCAGCTCGCTCGAGCGCGCCCGCCATCAGGAGCGCGCACGCGCGCTCAAGAGCCGGCTCATGGCGGCCGGACTGCCGGTGTTCCAGAATCAGAGCCACATCGTGCCGGTTCTGATCGGCGACCCGGTGCACTGCAAGGAGGTCACCGATCGCCTCCTCGACCAGCACGGCATCTACGTGCAGCCGATCAACTATCCGACCGTGCCGCGCGGGACGGAGCGCATCCGCCTCACGCCCGGGCCGCATCACACCGACGCGCAGATGGACTATTTGACCAACGCGCTCGCCGAACTGTGGGCCGCTTGCCCCGCTTCCGTCGGACGTACCGGCAAGCTCGCCGCCGAATAG
- a CDS encoding L,D-transpeptidase family protein — translation MAVSISGARGKSIRMGAVALAFLLFARPGLAMDDFWTLQFGPKDGGPSDIVTERQRLRELERNPPPGYPTLSPKNVAATRAAIERYEAIVKAGGWKPVPDAVVKPGEQHFALVELRDRLIVSGELSPDAAGGDTLDGTLQQALEAYQSTNGLTPNRRLDKATVASLNVSAEDRLKQLKVNLKRITELSGVAKSQGKYVVVNIPAAQVEAVALNKVISRHTGVVGKVDRPTPILRSSITEMNFNPIWRLPPTVISKDLIPQGREMQAKGENVLLKTGIEAYSNGKKVDPEKVDWSSPAVKSYAYRQPPGKDNPLGFVKINFANSDSVYMHDSPSEGLFGRNFRAASSGCIRVHNVERLAYWLLGQNSGWDQERVEKMKETGERKDVRLATPVPLHFVYISAWATEDGTIHFRRDLYNRDGVAEIATSY, via the coding sequence ATGGCGGTGTCGATATCAGGCGCGCGTGGCAAGAGCATTCGCATGGGAGCGGTGGCGCTCGCGTTTCTGCTTTTCGCCCGTCCGGGCTTGGCCATGGACGACTTCTGGACCTTGCAGTTCGGTCCGAAGGACGGCGGTCCCAGCGACATCGTGACGGAGCGCCAGCGGCTGCGAGAGCTCGAGCGCAATCCGCCGCCGGGATATCCGACGCTTTCGCCGAAGAACGTCGCCGCGACGCGCGCGGCCATCGAGCGCTACGAGGCGATCGTCAAGGCCGGCGGCTGGAAGCCGGTCCCTGACGCCGTAGTGAAGCCCGGCGAGCAGCACTTTGCTTTGGTCGAGCTGCGGGACAGGCTCATCGTCTCGGGCGAGCTCAGCCCGGATGCAGCTGGTGGCGACACGCTCGACGGAACTTTACAGCAAGCGCTTGAGGCTTATCAGTCCACCAACGGGCTGACGCCCAATAGGCGTCTCGACAAGGCGACGGTGGCTTCGCTCAACGTGTCGGCAGAAGATCGCCTGAAGCAGCTCAAGGTCAACCTCAAGCGCATCACGGAACTGTCCGGCGTGGCCAAGTCGCAGGGCAAGTATGTCGTGGTCAACATTCCGGCGGCGCAGGTCGAGGCGGTGGCCCTCAACAAGGTGATCTCGCGGCACACGGGCGTGGTGGGCAAGGTCGACCGGCCGACGCCGATCCTGCGCTCGTCGATCACAGAAATGAACTTCAACCCCATCTGGCGGCTGCCGCCGACGGTGATCAGCAAGGATCTCATCCCGCAGGGGCGTGAGATGCAGGCCAAGGGCGAGAACGTTCTTCTCAAGACCGGCATCGAGGCCTACAGCAACGGCAAGAAGGTCGATCCCGAGAAGGTCGATTGGAGCTCGCCCGCGGTGAAGTCCTACGCGTATCGGCAGCCACCGGGTAAGGACAATCCGCTCGGCTTTGTGAAGATCAATTTCGCCAACAGCGATTCCGTCTACATGCACGACAGTCCGTCGGAAGGTCTTTTCGGTCGGAATTTCCGAGCAGCAAGCTCGGGGTGCATTCGGGTCCATAACGTCGAGCGGCTCGCGTACTGGCTGCTCGGCCAAAATAGTGGCTGGGACCAGGAGCGCGTCGAAAAAATGAAGGAAACCGGTGAGCGCAAGGACGTGCGGCTCGCGACGCCGGTGCCCCTGCATTTCGTCTATATTTCGGCCTGGGCGACCGAGGACGGAACCATCCATTTCCGCCGCGATCTCTATAATCGTGACGGCGTAGCGGAAATCGCGACCTCCTATTGA
- a CDS encoding winged helix DNA-binding protein encodes MNTASNAERKRAPVDQGPNLRSEYVQSLHLIERLHRLLLDVIKDEFDRTGTSDLNAVQALLLYNMGDNELTAGELKSRGFYMGSNVSYNLKKLVEMGYIDYERSDSDKRSVRVSLSAKGRQAADVVTKLYQRQLGSVEAVAQVTSDELQGLNKALARLERFWTDQIRYRL; translated from the coding sequence ATGAACACCGCTAGCAATGCGGAGCGCAAGCGTGCGCCCGTGGACCAGGGTCCAAATCTTCGTTCGGAGTATGTGCAGAGTCTTCATCTCATCGAGCGTCTGCACCGTCTCCTGCTCGATGTCATCAAGGACGAGTTCGATCGCACCGGAACGTCGGACCTCAACGCCGTGCAGGCGCTCTTGCTCTACAACATGGGCGACAACGAGCTGACGGCCGGTGAGCTCAAGAGCCGCGGCTTCTACATGGGCTCGAACGTATCCTATAATCTTAAGAAGCTCGTCGAGATGGGTTACATCGACTACGAGCGCAGCGACAGCGACAAGCGCAGCGTGCGCGTGTCGCTGTCGGCTAAAGGCCGGCAAGCTGCTGACGTCGTCACCAAGCTCTACCAGCGTCAGCTCGGTTCGGTCGAAGCCGTGGCTCAGGTCACAAGCGATGAGCTGCAGGGTCTCAACAAGGCCCTGGCGCGACTCGAGCGCTTTTGGACCGACCAGATCCGCTATCGGCTGTAG
- a CDS encoding enoyl-CoA hydratase/isomerase family protein — protein sequence MGETVDETLRVEIVGSLTLLTLARSRALNALTEHMRAKLSEALWSGARDPQVYAVAIQSESPRAFSTGSDVREVIQLARSDLARGRKAFADEYALNWQCECFSKPTVSLINGLAMGGGIGISLYGTHRVAGEGYSFAMPETQIGLFPDVGVCHALSRMSDHVGMYLGLTGRSIGRAEAYALGLVTHCIDASEFEAIKTALADTWPVDTVLDERHREPGAGELLPCRALIADCFSEPSVEAILARLEAVSGAHRDWAQEVVADLRRRSPVSLKITHRHIRESRGRDLRQTLIADYRIAAHILAADGDFYEGVRAMLIDKDGPPRWSPQRIEDVSDEMLDRYFASLDADEMPLPTREEMQAARA from the coding sequence ATGGGCGAGACGGTAGACGAGACGCTGAGGGTCGAGATCGTTGGATCTCTGACGTTGCTCACGCTGGCGCGATCGCGCGCGCTCAACGCGCTGACCGAGCATATGCGCGCGAAGCTCTCGGAAGCGTTGTGGTCGGGGGCGCGCGATCCGCAGGTCTATGCGGTCGCCATCCAGTCCGAAAGTCCGCGCGCGTTCTCAACGGGTTCCGACGTGCGGGAAGTGATCCAGCTCGCGCGGAGCGATCTTGCCAGAGGCCGTAAGGCGTTTGCCGACGAATACGCGCTCAACTGGCAGTGCGAGTGCTTCTCCAAGCCGACCGTGTCGCTGATCAATGGCCTGGCCATGGGCGGCGGCATTGGCATCTCGCTCTACGGCACGCATCGGGTGGCGGGCGAGGGCTATTCGTTCGCGATGCCGGAGACCCAGATCGGGTTGTTTCCGGATGTTGGGGTCTGCCACGCGCTGTCACGGATGTCGGATCACGTCGGCATGTATCTGGGGCTCACGGGGCGCAGCATCGGGCGCGCGGAAGCGTATGCGCTGGGGCTCGTCACGCACTGCATCGACGCCTCCGAGTTCGAAGCCATCAAGACGGCGCTCGCCGATACGTGGCCCGTCGATACTGTGCTCGACGAGCGTCACCGGGAGCCCGGTGCGGGCGAGCTTCTGCCCTGTCGCGCGCTGATTGCCGACTGCTTCTCGGAACCCAGCGTCGAAGCGATCCTGGCGCGTCTCGAGGCTGTGAGCGGCGCGCATCGCGACTGGGCGCAAGAGGTGGTTGCGGATCTCAGGCGGCGCTCGCCGGTCTCGCTCAAGATTACGCACCGGCATATCCGAGAGTCGCGCGGCCGAGATCTCCGACAGACGCTCATCGCCGATTACAGGATCGCCGCGCACATCCTGGCGGCGGACGGTGACTTCTACGAGGGCGTGCGCGCGATGCTGATCGACAAGGACGGCCCGCCGCGCTGGTCGCCTCAGCGCATCGAGGATGTCAGTGACGAGATGCTGGACCGCTATTTCGCGTCGCTCGACGCTGATGAGATGCCGTTGCCGACGCGCGAGGAGATGCAGGCGGCGCGGGCATAA